A window of the Thalassospira sp. TSL5-1 genome harbors these coding sequences:
- the ccoG gene encoding cytochrome c oxidase accessory protein CcoG codes for MMPQNDDAPLEDDIPLYKDREKVYPKRVSGHFRNLKWFALVTLLAIYWIVPWLRWDRGPSAPHQAVLIDMDLGRAYFFFIEIWPQEVYYITGILIMAAVGLFLATSLFGRIWCGYACPQTVWTDLFMLVERYIQGDRNARMRLDKAPWSLEKVWKISATHIAWVVISLLTGGAFVLYFNDAPTAVVNIFTGQASMAVYTTVAFLTFSTYLLAGWAREQVCTYMCPWPRFQSAMLDDESMIVTYEGWRGEPRGPIKRKNLVRGEVPAVGHCIDCHACVNVCPTGIDIRDGLQLECIGCGLCIDACNEMMEKVEFPQDLIRFDSVQNSQLRAHGQATKVRIIRPRTVFYTIILALVGCVMLFGLMNRSTMEVNVLRDRNPLFVPLSSGDVRNGYTLKILNKQQSEQTYILDLSGVNATDFQIIGQKPMTDGKFSLDVAPDQVGSYRVFVAADPTSLQSDATPIDFIVTNTASGVSETHDTIFAGPKK; via the coding sequence ATGATGCCGCAAAACGACGATGCACCGCTCGAGGACGACATCCCGCTTTATAAGGACCGGGAAAAGGTTTATCCGAAACGCGTTTCGGGCCATTTCCGGAACCTGAAATGGTTTGCCCTTGTAACGCTCTTGGCAATCTACTGGATCGTGCCCTGGTTGCGCTGGGACCGTGGCCCCTCTGCACCGCACCAGGCTGTGCTGATCGACATGGATCTGGGCCGCGCCTATTTCTTCTTTATCGAAATCTGGCCCCAGGAAGTCTATTACATCACCGGCATCCTGATCATGGCGGCCGTCGGCCTGTTTCTGGCTACCTCGCTTTTCGGACGTATCTGGTGCGGCTATGCCTGCCCACAAACCGTCTGGACCGATCTTTTCATGCTGGTGGAACGCTACATTCAGGGGGACCGCAATGCCCGCATGCGCCTGGACAAAGCCCCCTGGAGCCTTGAAAAAGTCTGGAAAATCAGCGCCACCCACATAGCCTGGGTCGTGATCTCGCTTCTGACCGGCGGGGCATTTGTACTGTATTTCAACGATGCCCCCACCGCCGTTGTCAATATCTTCACCGGTCAGGCCAGCATGGCGGTCTATACCACGGTGGCCTTCCTGACCTTTTCGACATACCTGCTGGCAGGCTGGGCCCGTGAACAGGTTTGCACCTATATGTGCCCGTGGCCGCGTTTTCAGTCGGCGATGCTGGATGATGAATCCATGATCGTCACCTATGAAGGCTGGCGCGGCGAACCGCGCGGACCGATCAAACGCAAAAACCTGGTCCGTGGTGAAGTCCCCGCTGTTGGTCACTGCATTGACTGCCATGCCTGCGTCAATGTCTGCCCGACCGGTATCGATATCCGCGATGGCCTTCAGCTTGAATGTATTGGTTGTGGTCTGTGTATTGATGCCTGTAACGAGATGATGGAAAAGGTCGAATTCCCACAGGACCTGATCCGCTTTGACTCGGTCCAGAATTCGCAATTGCGCGCCCACGGTCAGGCCACCAAGGTTCGCATCATTCGTCCGCGCACCGTTTTCTATACCATTATTCTGGCGCTGGTGGGTTGTGTCATGCTGTTTGGCCTGATGAACCGCTCGACGATGGAAGTCAATGTTCTGCGCGACCGCAACCCGCTGTTTGTGCCGCTATCTTCGGGCGATGTCCGTAATGGCTATACCCTCAAGATTCTCAATAAACAGCAAAGCGAACAGACCTATATCCTCGACCTTTCGGGTGTGAATGCCACCGACTTCCAGATCATCGGCCAAAAACCGATGACCGACGGTAAATTCTCGCTGGATGTTGCGCCGGATCAGGTTGGAAGTTATCGGGTTTTTGTTGCTGCCGATCCGACAAGCCTGCAAAGTGACGCCACACCGATTGACTTCATCGTTACCAACACCGCTTCGGGCGTTTCCGAAACCCATGACACGATCTTTGCCGGTCCGAAAAAGTAA
- a CDS encoding FixH family protein, producing the protein MTTTTTHNPIPNPTGPRKSDRLIPWYFVGGFAVMLIANICLIVFSQTSWVGLVSDHAFEDGNNYNEAIADAKAQSELGWRTKVSVAGVINNEATITVLFRDKTQNPISGAKMEAVLMRNDRDDVDEKIMLSEISPGEYRARANVPVYGNWKLRIVAHAQNHDYQVVEDVLITQ; encoded by the coding sequence ATGACCACAACAACCACACATAACCCGATCCCGAATCCGACAGGTCCGCGCAAATCGGACCGGCTGATTCCCTGGTATTTCGTTGGCGGTTTCGCCGTGATGCTGATTGCAAATATCTGCCTGATCGTCTTTTCCCAAACCAGTTGGGTCGGTCTGGTGAGCGATCACGCCTTTGAAGATGGCAATAATTACAACGAAGCCATTGCCGATGCCAAAGCCCAGTCCGAACTGGGCTGGCGCACCAAGGTCAGTGTTGCGGGGGTCATCAACAACGAAGCCACCATCACCGTTCTGTTTCGCGACAAAACCCAAAACCCGATCTCGGGCGCGAAAATGGAAGCGGTCCTGATGCGCAATGACCGCGACGATGTTGACGAAAAGATCATGCTGAGCGAAATCAGCCCCGGCGAATACCGGGCACGCGCCAATGTGCCGGTTTATGGGAACTGGAAGCTGAGAATCGTGGCCCATGCCCAAAACCATGACTATCAGGTCGTCGAGGATGTACTGATTACACAATGA
- the panB gene encoding 3-methyl-2-oxobutanoate hydroxymethyltransferase codes for MSTTTNKKGRITVPALRARKGAEPIVCLTAYTAPIAQRLDEHCDVLLVGDTLGMIVYGMDSTLAVTVEMMINHGKAVMRGSKHACVVIDLPFGSYQESKEQAFRTAARIISETGCAAVKLEGGAELADTIEFLTQRGVPVMAHVGLMPQQHNTVGGFKSQGRSEETAAKVMSDAKAVEKAGAFSVVIEGTVEPVSRQITAELGIPTIGIGASPACDGQVLVVDDMLGMFSDFTPKFVKRYANLGDQVSEAAASYAAEVRARTFPGDEHCYGITKPGNLRAIK; via the coding sequence ATGAGTACCACCACCAATAAAAAGGGCCGGATCACGGTTCCTGCCCTGCGCGCCCGCAAGGGTGCCGAACCGATTGTCTGCCTGACCGCCTATACCGCACCAATAGCACAGCGCCTGGATGAACACTGCGATGTGCTGCTGGTTGGCGATACGCTAGGTATGATCGTTTATGGCATGGACAGCACGTTAGCTGTGACCGTCGAGATGATGATAAACCATGGCAAAGCTGTCATGCGGGGCAGCAAACATGCCTGTGTCGTCATCGACCTGCCCTTTGGCAGCTATCAGGAATCCAAAGAACAGGCTTTTCGGACCGCGGCCCGGATCATATCTGAGACAGGATGTGCCGCCGTCAAACTTGAAGGTGGCGCCGAGTTGGCCGACACCATCGAATTTTTGACCCAGCGCGGTGTTCCCGTCATGGCGCATGTCGGCCTGATGCCCCAACAGCACAATACAGTTGGTGGCTTTAAAAGCCAGGGCCGCAGCGAGGAAACCGCCGCCAAAGTCATGAGCGATGCCAAAGCCGTCGAAAAGGCAGGAGCCTTTTCTGTGGTCATTGAAGGCACCGTCGAGCCGGTTTCACGCCAGATTACGGCAGAACTTGGCATTCCCACCATTGGCATAGGCGCATCCCCTGCCTGCGATGGTCAGGTTCTGGTCGTTGACGACATGCTGGGCATGTTTTCCGATTTCACCCCGAAATTTGTCAAACGCTATGCCAATCTGGGCGACCAGGTTTCCGAAGCCGCAGCAAGCTATGCCGCCGAGGTCCGTGCGCGCACCTTTCCGGGTGACGAGCATTGTTATGGCATAACCAAACCGGGCAATTTGCGCGCGATAAAATAA
- the ccoO gene encoding cytochrome-c oxidase, cbb3-type subunit II, translated as MLLKKHHFLEKNVFFLILGIFLTVIIGGIVEIVPLFTMEQTIEKVEGVRPYTPLEQAGRNIYIREGCYNCHSQMIRPFRDEVERYGHYSLAAESMYDHPFQWGSKRTGPDLARVGGKYSNAWHVAHLDDPRSVVPESIMPGYPFLAKTELKFDDAAEHLKTLRMVGVPYTDEQIEDAVADLHLQATEDAAYDDGFLARYPKAATGDFDGNPEKLTEMDALIAYLQVLGRMVDFTTYDPSKNLR; from the coding sequence ATGCTTCTTAAAAAACACCACTTCCTCGAGAAGAACGTTTTCTTCCTGATCCTCGGTATTTTTCTGACCGTCATTATCGGTGGTATCGTTGAAATTGTTCCGTTGTTCACAATGGAACAGACCATCGAAAAGGTGGAAGGGGTTCGTCCCTATACACCGCTGGAACAGGCAGGCCGGAACATCTATATCCGCGAAGGCTGCTATAACTGCCATTCGCAGATGATCCGCCCGTTCCGTGACGAAGTTGAACGTTATGGTCATTACAGCCTTGCTGCTGAATCCATGTATGACCATCCGTTCCAGTGGGGGTCAAAACGTACCGGTCCGGATCTGGCACGTGTCGGCGGGAAATATTCCAATGCCTGGCATGTTGCCCACCTGGATGATCCGCGTTCGGTCGTGCCGGAATCGATTATGCCGGGCTATCCGTTCCTTGCTAAAACGGAACTGAAGTTCGACGACGCTGCCGAGCACCTCAAAACATTGCGCATGGTCGGTGTTCCCTACACCGACGAGCAGATCGAGGACGCAGTTGCGGACCTTCATCTCCAGGCAACCGAAGACGCCGCCTATGACGACGGCTTCCTTGCCCGCTATCCGAAAGCCGCCACGGGGGACTTTGACGGCAACCCGGAAAAGCTGACCGAGATGGATGCCCTGATTGCGTATCTGCAGGTCCTGGGACGCATGGTTGATTTCACAACCTATGATCCCAGCAAAAATCTGCGCTGA
- a CDS encoding cyclic nucleotide-binding domain-containing protein, with the protein MAVRSQLCEACDIRDLTFCSALHGEEHTRLRQLLTHVQYDSHSTIFHEAEDADYVFNVTSGSVKLYKLLGDGRRQITGFLFAGDFLGLALNQTYSYTAEAIEPVTACRFPRQKLERLFDEFPRLEKRMLGMAVDELAAAQDQMLLLGRKTAKEKVASFLLMLARRQEHRGQDTDAIEVPMSRSDIADYLGLTIETVSRTLTQLRKESTISLKDNKHIEAIGMDMLEDLAEGL; encoded by the coding sequence ATGGCGGTTCGTTCCCAGCTTTGTGAGGCCTGCGATATCCGGGACCTTACGTTCTGCTCTGCCTTACACGGTGAAGAACATACCCGTTTGCGTCAGTTGCTGACCCATGTTCAGTATGACAGCCACAGCACCATCTTCCACGAAGCGGAAGACGCGGATTATGTGTTCAATGTCACCTCTGGCTCGGTCAAGCTTTATAAGCTGCTGGGCGATGGGCGTCGTCAAATCACCGGTTTCCTTTTTGCCGGCGATTTTCTGGGGCTGGCCTTAAACCAGACCTACAGTTACACCGCCGAAGCCATCGAACCGGTTACGGCCTGCCGTTTCCCGCGCCAGAAGCTTGAACGTCTGTTTGACGAATTCCCGCGTCTGGAAAAACGCATGCTGGGCATGGCGGTTGACGAACTTGCCGCCGCCCAGGACCAGATGCTGCTTTTGGGTCGTAAAACGGCAAAGGAAAAGGTTGCGTCCTTCCTCCTGATGCTGGCCCGCCGCCAGGAACATCGCGGACAGGATACCGATGCCATCGAAGTCCCCATGAGCCGGTCGGATATTGCCGACTATCTTGGCCTGACCATCGAGACGGTTTCGCGTACCCTTACTCAGCTTCGCAAAGAATCCACCATCTCGCTAAAGGATAACAAGCATATCGAAGCGATTGGCATGGATATGCTTGAGGATCTGGCGGAAGGCCTTTAA
- the ccoS gene encoding cbb3-type cytochrome oxidase assembly protein CcoS: protein MSNLLLLIPIALFLGLMGLAAFLWALKSGQFDDMDGAANRILFDDDEIAATKKQTNSEH from the coding sequence ATGAGCAATCTGTTGCTTTTAATCCCGATTGCCCTGTTTTTGGGCTTGATGGGCCTTGCTGCCTTTTTATGGGCATTGAAGTCCGGGCAATTCGACGATATGGATGGGGCCGCAAACCGGATCCTGTTTGATGATGACGAAATTGCTGCTACAAAAAAGCAAACAAATTCGGAACATTAA
- the panC gene encoding pantoate--beta-alanine ligase → MSLLTVHTVADLRAQVSKWRAEGLKIALVPTMGALHDGHISLTKLARSYADRVIVSVFVNPTQFGPSEDFAAYPRTLPADQKILKGAGVELCFAPSVEEMYPSGFATRLHIDNLTDMLCGASRPGHFDGMAQIVTKLLLQALPDIALFGEKDYQQLMVIKRFVADLNIPVTIIGGPIHREADGLAMSSRNRYLSPDERKTATTLSQVLSSIAQRASRGDAIEPLLETGRQQIASVGFDPIDYLEIRDAENLELMHGTIDRPARVFVAARLGKARLIDNMAIIPANGAD, encoded by the coding sequence ATGAGCCTGCTTACAGTTCACACCGTCGCCGATCTGCGCGCCCAGGTTTCTAAATGGCGCGCAGAAGGCCTCAAAATTGCGCTTGTCCCCACCATGGGTGCGCTGCATGACGGCCATATTAGCCTGACCAAACTGGCCCGCAGCTATGCGGATCGGGTGATTGTCAGTGTTTTTGTCAATCCCACCCAGTTTGGCCCCAGCGAAGATTTCGCTGCCTATCCACGCACCTTGCCAGCGGATCAGAAGATTCTGAAGGGTGCTGGGGTGGAGCTCTGCTTTGCACCGTCGGTCGAGGAAATGTATCCCTCCGGTTTTGCCACCCGCCTGCATATTGATAATCTGACCGATATGCTGTGCGGGGCTTCCCGCCCCGGCCATTTTGACGGCATGGCGCAAATTGTAACCAAACTGCTGCTTCAGGCCCTACCTGATATCGCCCTGTTTGGCGAAAAAGATTACCAGCAACTGATGGTCATCAAACGTTTTGTCGCCGACCTGAACATTCCTGTCACCATTATCGGCGGCCCCATCCATCGCGAGGCGGATGGCTTGGCAATGTCGTCACGCAATCGCTACCTTTCGCCGGACGAACGCAAAACCGCAACAACACTGTCACAGGTTCTCTCCTCGATTGCGCAAAGGGCCAGCCGGGGCGATGCCATCGAACCGCTACTTGAAACCGGGCGGCAGCAAATTGCATCGGTCGGGTTTGATCCGATTGACTATCTGGAAATCCGGGATGCGGAAAACCTGGAACTCATGCACGGTACAATTGACCGCCCGGCACGGGTTTTTGTCGCCGCCCGGTTGGGTAAGGCCCGCCTGATTGACAATATGGCGATTATTCCCGCCAATGGCGCGGACTGA
- a CDS encoding heavy metal translocating P-type ATPase metal-binding domain-containing protein — MNALNACRHCGEPITNGSPAGPDFCCHGCEGAYALINDLGLQSYYARRSVDPNIRALKPEEEGLGAFDFTDLVCTDESGFCRLDMMIDGLHCAACVWLIESILHKQPAVTRARVNMTTRRLHLEWQGSASDVTALINPVFQMGYRLIPYDPATLERATDQRNRELLRCLAVAGFAAGNVMLLSVSIWAGYVQGMGEFTRDLFHWLSALIAFPAVIYAGRPFFRSALGALRHRRVNMDVPISLAVVLALGMSLFETMRGAEHAYFDSAITLLFFLLIGRYLDGRARSQARSAAEHMLTLRARSITVIAEDGTRRLLAPEKAKPGMVVLVAAGERIGIDGDIIDGQSDIDTSVISGESLPNPVNVGSRVFAGTMNLSAPIRVQITATGDSTLLAEIVRLMENAEQGRAKYVALADRVARAYAPVVHSLAAITFIGWWLIGGANWQDALMNAIAVLIVTCPCALALAVPVVQVLATGRLLKAGILVKSATALERLTKIDGVIFDKTGTLTTGRPELVSVPDAESLALAASMAANSAHPLSRALVRAAGNTVVATRVIEYPGQGLSMDGPTGEIRLGSREFCGANHAVIPATEGIGPEIWLAEPGKSAVRFGFRDLPRPDAASTVASLHHAGLPTRLLSGDRAENVRQLATELDISDWQAGLSPAQKVDVVHQRSIDGHHDLMVGDGINDAPALAAAHASMSPASAAEISQNAADIVFQGDRLGAVMTALDVAKTADRLVRQNFALSFAYNIVTIPLAVAGMVTPLIAAIAMSTSSLVVIANALRLNWKKKP; from the coding sequence ATGAACGCCCTTAATGCCTGCCGCCATTGTGGCGAGCCGATAACAAACGGCTCGCCGGCAGGACCAGACTTTTGCTGCCACGGCTGCGAAGGTGCCTATGCCCTGATCAATGATCTGGGCCTTCAGTCCTATTATGCGCGGCGCAGTGTCGACCCCAATATTCGTGCGTTAAAACCCGAAGAAGAAGGGCTTGGCGCCTTTGACTTTACCGATCTTGTCTGCACGGACGAGAGCGGTTTTTGCCGTTTGGACATGATGATAGACGGGCTGCATTGCGCCGCCTGTGTCTGGCTGATTGAAAGCATTTTGCACAAACAGCCCGCCGTTACCCGTGCGCGCGTCAATATGACAACCCGTCGCCTGCATCTGGAATGGCAGGGCAGTGCCTCGGATGTTACAGCACTGATCAACCCGGTTTTCCAAATGGGTTACCGGTTGATCCCCTATGACCCGGCCACCCTGGAACGGGCAACCGACCAGCGCAACCGCGAGCTTTTGCGCTGCCTTGCGGTCGCAGGCTTTGCTGCAGGCAACGTCATGTTGCTCTCCGTCTCGATCTGGGCGGGTTATGTGCAGGGCATGGGCGAATTTACCCGCGATCTGTTTCACTGGCTGTCCGCCCTGATTGCGTTTCCCGCCGTCATTTATGCCGGACGCCCGTTTTTCCGCTCAGCACTGGGGGCTTTGCGGCACCGGCGCGTCAATATGGATGTCCCCATAAGCCTTGCCGTCGTTCTGGCATTGGGCATGAGCCTGTTTGAAACCATGCGCGGGGCCGAACATGCCTATTTCGATTCCGCCATCACCCTGCTGTTCTTTTTGCTGATCGGACGCTACCTTGATGGTCGCGCACGCAGCCAGGCGCGCTCTGCCGCCGAACATATGCTGACATTGCGCGCCCGTTCCATCACTGTCATCGCCGAAGACGGCACCCGCAGATTACTGGCACCGGAAAAGGCCAAACCCGGCATGGTGGTACTGGTTGCTGCAGGCGAACGGATTGGCATTGATGGCGATATCATTGATGGTCAGTCCGATATTGATACCAGCGTGATCAGCGGCGAAAGCCTGCCAAATCCGGTTAATGTCGGCAGTCGTGTTTTTGCCGGAACCATGAATTTATCCGCTCCCATTCGCGTACAAATTACCGCCACGGGCGATTCCACCCTGCTGGCCGAAATTGTTCGGTTAATGGAAAATGCCGAACAGGGCCGTGCCAAATATGTTGCCCTGGCCGACCGGGTGGCGCGCGCCTATGCCCCGGTTGTGCACAGTCTGGCGGCCATCACCTTTATCGGCTGGTGGCTGATTGGCGGGGCAAACTGGCAGGATGCCCTGATGAACGCGATTGCGGTTCTGATTGTCACCTGTCCGTGTGCGCTTGCCCTTGCCGTGCCGGTGGTGCAGGTTCTGGCAACCGGCAGGCTGCTTAAGGCTGGCATTCTGGTCAAGTCGGCCACTGCGCTGGAACGACTGACCAAAATTGACGGCGTTATTTTCGATAAAACCGGCACCCTGACCACGGGCCGCCCCGAACTTGTTTCCGTGCCCGATGCCGAAAGCCTGGCACTGGCGGCCTCGATGGCGGCAAACAGTGCCCATCCACTGTCCAGGGCGCTGGTGCGTGCAGCCGGGAATACCGTGGTGGCAACCCGCGTCATCGAATATCCTGGGCAGGGCCTGTCAATGGATGGTCCAACCGGGGAAATACGCCTGGGCAGTCGCGAATTTTGCGGGGCCAACCACGCCGTTATCCCGGCAACAGAAGGAATCGGCCCTGAAATCTGGCTGGCGGAACCCGGTAAATCCGCAGTGCGTTTTGGTTTTCGTGACCTGCCCCGCCCCGATGCCGCCAGCACCGTTGCCAGCCTGCATCACGCCGGTTTACCCACCCGGCTTCTCTCGGGTGACCGGGCGGAAAATGTCCGTCAACTGGCAACCGAGCTTGATATTTCTGACTGGCAGGCGGGTCTTTCACCGGCACAAAAAGTCGATGTTGTGCATCAACGCAGCATCGATGGCCACCATGACCTGATGGTGGGCGATGGCATTAACGATGCCCCGGCCCTTGCGGCGGCCCATGCCTCCATGTCACCGGCCAGTGCTGCCGAAATCAGCCAGAATGCCGCAGACATTGTTTTTCAGGGCGACCGGCTGGGTGCTGTCATGACGGCACTGGATGTGGCAAAAACAGCAGACCGGCTGGTACGCCAGAACTTCGCATTGTCATTTGCCTATAACATTGTCACCATCCCTCTGGCCGTTGCCGGGATGGTAACCCCCCTGATCGCGGCCATCGCAATGTCAACTTCCTCGCTGGTTGTGATTGCCAACGCCCTGCGTCTTAACTGGAAGAAAAAGCCATGA
- the ccoN gene encoding cytochrome-c oxidase, cbb3-type subunit I, which yields MAQTASSAVDYNMDVVRWGALATVFWGVVGFLAGDLIAWQLAFPALNFNIEYLNFGRLRPLHTSAVVFAFGGNALLATSFYVVQRTCRTNLFGGKALPAFVFWGYQLFIVMAALGYVLGVTQGREYAEPEWFVDLWLTIVWVAYLAVFVGTLLKREEPHIYVANWFYLAFIVTIAMLHLGNNLAIPVSFFGAKSYSMFSGVQDALTQWWYGHNAVGFFLTAGFLGMMYYFIPKRAERPVYSYRLSIIHFWALIFLYIWAGPHHLHYTALPDWAQTLGMTFSIMLWMPSWGGMINGLMTLSGAWDKLRTDPVLRFMVAAVGFYGMSTFEGPVMSIKAVNGLSHYTDWTIGHVHSGALGWVAFVTFGAIYFLIPVLWNRERLYSMRLVAHHFWLGTIGIVLYITSMWVSGIMQGLMWRAHDQLGFLQYSFIETVEAMHPYYIIRATGGALFLLGSFLMVWNVYKTIRGDTRREAPIGVSAPAAAQ from the coding sequence ATGGCACAGACGGCTTCGTCCGCCGTTGACTACAATATGGACGTAGTGCGCTGGGGCGCGCTGGCGACTGTCTTTTGGGGCGTCGTCGGCTTTCTGGCAGGTGATCTTATCGCCTGGCAGTTGGCGTTTCCCGCATTGAACTTCAACATCGAGTATCTGAATTTCGGGCGTTTGCGCCCGCTTCATACCTCGGCAGTTGTTTTTGCATTTGGCGGCAATGCGCTGCTGGCCACGTCGTTTTACGTCGTCCAGCGCACCTGCCGCACCAACCTGTTCGGTGGCAAGGCTCTGCCTGCCTTCGTGTTCTGGGGTTATCAGCTGTTCATCGTCATGGCCGCACTTGGCTATGTTCTCGGTGTCACCCAGGGCCGTGAATATGCCGAACCGGAATGGTTCGTTGACCTGTGGCTGACCATCGTCTGGGTCGCCTATCTGGCTGTTTTTGTCGGCACCCTGCTCAAACGCGAGGAACCGCACATTTATGTCGCCAACTGGTTCTACCTGGCGTTCATCGTCACCATTGCGATGCTGCATCTGGGGAACAACCTGGCGATACCGGTTTCGTTTTTCGGCGCCAAATCCTATTCCATGTTCTCTGGTGTTCAGGATGCCCTGACCCAGTGGTGGTATGGTCACAATGCTGTGGGCTTCTTCCTGACAGCCGGCTTCCTGGGCATGATGTATTACTTCATCCCGAAACGGGCCGAACGTCCGGTTTATTCCTACCGCCTGTCGATCATTCACTTCTGGGCACTGATCTTCCTGTATATCTGGGCTGGTCCGCACCACCTGCATTACACCGCTCTGCCGGACTGGGCACAAACCCTTGGCATGACCTTCTCGATCATGCTGTGGATGCCGTCCTGGGGTGGTATGATCAACGGTCTGATGACCCTTTCGGGGGCCTGGGACAAACTGCGCACCGACCCGGTTCTGCGTTTCATGGTTGCGGCTGTCGGTTTCTATGGCATGTCCACCTTTGAAGGCCCGGTCATGTCGATCAAGGCTGTTAACGGCCTGTCGCACTATACCGACTGGACCATTGGTCACGTTCACTCTGGTGCTCTGGGCTGGGTTGCTTTCGTAACGTTCGGTGCAATCTACTTCCTGATCCCGGTTCTGTGGAATCGTGAACGCCTCTATTCCATGCGTCTGGTAGCCCATCACTTCTGGCTCGGCACCATTGGTATCGTGCTCTACATCACCTCGATGTGGGTCTCCGGTATCATGCAGGGTCTGATGTGGCGTGCTCACGACCAGCTTGGCTTCCTTCAGTATTCCTTCATCGAAACCGTTGAAGCAATGCACCCCTACTACATCATTCGCGCCACCGGCGGTGCCCTGTTCTTGCTGGGTTCCTTCCTGATGGTCTGGAACGTCTACAAGACGATCCGCGGTGATACCCGTCGGGAAGCTCCAATCGGCGTCAGTGCTCCGGCAGCGGCCCAGTAA
- the ccoP gene encoding cytochrome-c oxidase, cbb3-type subunit III, whose product MSTHVEKDKVTGRETTGHQWDGIKELNTPLPSWWVYVFWVCVIWSIGYWVVYPSFPTAHGYLKGVFNITERSKIEETMANVAAERAPYMERLAALDVDQIANDSELLNFSMAGGKAIFAENCAPCHGTGGVGNVGFPSLQDDAWLWGGTLDDISHTIHVGIRSTDNDDTRFNDMPAFGKDGILSQSEISDVVQHVLSFSGRATDDAAATRGATIFADNCAACHGDNGKGIVEMGAPNLTDNIWLYGGDQATLIQTVTNARRGVMPAWEGKLSDETIKMLTVYVHSLGGGQ is encoded by the coding sequence ATGTCGACGCATGTCGAAAAAGACAAAGTTACCGGCCGCGAAACAACCGGCCATCAATGGGACGGCATCAAGGAGCTCAATACACCGCTCCCGTCCTGGTGGGTCTATGTGTTTTGGGTCTGCGTGATCTGGTCGATCGGTTACTGGGTGGTTTATCCATCCTTTCCGACCGCACACGGCTACCTGAAAGGGGTGTTCAACATTACCGAACGCTCCAAGATCGAAGAAACAATGGCAAATGTTGCTGCTGAACGTGCCCCTTACATGGAGCGTCTGGCAGCCCTGGATGTCGACCAGATTGCCAATGATTCGGAACTGCTGAACTTCTCGATGGCAGGCGGCAAGGCGATTTTCGCCGAAAACTGCGCACCCTGTCATGGCACGGGCGGGGTCGGCAATGTCGGCTTCCCGTCCCTGCAGGACGATGCCTGGCTTTGGGGCGGTACGCTTGATGATATCTCGCACACCATCCATGTCGGTATTCGTTCCACGGACAATGACGATACCCGCTTTAACGACATGCCTGCTTTTGGCAAGGACGGCATTCTGTCACAGAGTGAAATCAGTGACGTTGTGCAGCATGTTCTTTCCTTTAGCGGTCGTGCAACCGACGATGCCGCCGCAACACGGGGTGCAACTATCTTTGCAGATAACTGTGCCGCCTGTCATGGCGACAATGGCAAGGGCATCGTTGAAATGGGTGCACCGAACCTGACGGACAATATCTGGCTTTATGGTGGCGACCAAGCCACCCTGATCCAGACCGTCACCAATGCCCGGCGTGGCGTCATGCCGGCCTGGGAAGGCAAACTGAGCGACGAAACCATCAAAATGCTGACGGTTTATGTTCACTCACTTGGTGGTGGTCAGTAA
- a CDS encoding cbb3-type cytochrome c oxidase subunit 3 — MEFFSALADFLRPLWGLWLMMFFAAIIAFVMWPSKKRKKNFEDHAQIPFKD; from the coding sequence ATGGAATTCTTTTCCGCACTCGCTGATTTTCTCCGGCCCTTGTGGGGTCTGTGGCTGATGATGTTCTTTGCCGCGATTATTGCTTTCGTTATGTGGCCAAGCAAGAAACGCAAAAAGAACTTTGAAGACCACGCCCAGATCCCTTTCAAGGACTAG